A genome region from Mycobacterium florentinum includes the following:
- a CDS encoding response regulator transcription factor, whose translation MTAATQGDTKPEARVLVVDDEVNIVELLSVSLKFQGFEVSTATNGAQALDRAREKRPDAVILDVMMPGMDGFGVLRRLRADGIDAPALFLTARDSLQDKIAGLTLGGDDYVTKPFSLEEVVARLRVILRRAGKGSAERHNARLTFADIELDEETHEVWKAGEPVSLSPTEFTLLRYFVINAGTVLSKPKILDHVWRYDFGGDVNVVESYVSYLRRKIDTGEKRLLHTLRGVGYVLREPR comes from the coding sequence ATGACAGCGGCAACCCAAGGCGACACCAAACCGGAAGCGCGCGTCCTCGTCGTTGACGACGAGGTCAACATCGTCGAACTGCTTTCGGTGAGTCTCAAGTTCCAGGGCTTCGAGGTTTCCACCGCGACCAATGGAGCCCAAGCGCTGGACCGCGCGCGGGAAAAGCGGCCCGACGCGGTGATTCTCGACGTGATGATGCCCGGGATGGACGGCTTCGGCGTGCTGCGTCGGCTGCGGGCCGACGGCATCGATGCCCCGGCGTTGTTCCTGACGGCGCGCGACTCCCTGCAGGACAAGATCGCGGGTCTGACCCTGGGCGGCGACGACTATGTGACCAAGCCGTTCAGTTTGGAAGAGGTCGTGGCCCGGCTGCGGGTCATCTTGCGGCGCGCGGGCAAGGGAAGTGCCGAAAGGCATAACGCCCGACTGACTTTCGCCGATATCGAGCTCGACGAAGAAACCCACGAAGTGTGGAAGGCCGGCGAACCGGTGTCGTTGTCACCGACCGAATTCACGCTGCTGCGCTACTTCGTGATCAATGCGGGCACCGTGCTGAGCAAGCCGAAAATCCTTGACCACGTTTGGCGTTACGATTTCGGCGGCGACGTCAATGTGGTCGAGTCCTATGTGTCGTATCTGCGTCGCAAGATCGATACCGGCGAGAAGCGGCTGCTGCATACCCTGCGCGGGGTGGGCTATGTTCTTCGGGAGCCGCGCTGA
- a CDS encoding sensor histidine kinase, translating into MAKKTKTATHVRRGLPLRVGLVAATLVLVACGLAASGVMVTSILRHSLVSRIDQTLLEASRGWALAPRRQLTASSYEGPDPGRPPSKYYVRGVGIDGKPFTAINDRNAEPALPPDSDVGPNPTTLPSVNGSDIQWRAVSVHGPHGLTTVAIDLSDVQHTVRSLVWLQFGIGVAVLVVVGIAGFAVVHRSLRPLVEVERTAAAIAAGQLDRRVPERDPRTEVGRLSLALNGMLTQIQQAVASSEASAETARGSEDRMRRFITDASHELRTPLTTIRGFAELYRQGAARDVAMLLSRIESEASRMGLLVDDLLLLARLDVQRPLEHHRVDLLALASDAVHDGRAIDPKRTISMQVLDGPGTPEVLGDEPRIRQVLSNLVANALQHTPTGADVIVRVGTHGDDAVIEVADRGPGMSQQDASRVFERFYRTDSSRARASGGTGLGLSIVDSLVQAHGGRVTVHTAPGEGCCFRVTLPRVSDVPAHVG; encoded by the coding sequence GTGGCGAAAAAGACGAAAACGGCCACACACGTTCGGCGTGGATTGCCGCTACGGGTGGGTCTGGTCGCGGCAACCCTGGTTTTGGTGGCGTGCGGTCTGGCGGCCTCGGGCGTCATGGTCACGTCGATCCTGCGGCACAGCCTGGTCAGCCGGATCGACCAGACGCTGCTCGAGGCGTCGCGTGGCTGGGCGCTGGCGCCGCGACGGCAGTTGACGGCGTCCTCCTATGAAGGCCCGGACCCGGGCCGGCCCCCGTCGAAGTACTACGTGCGCGGCGTGGGCATCGATGGCAAACCGTTCACGGCCATCAATGACCGCAACGCCGAACCGGCCCTGCCGCCCGACTCCGACGTCGGCCCCAATCCGACCACTTTGCCCTCGGTCAATGGCTCGGACATCCAATGGCGCGCGGTGTCGGTGCACGGGCCGCACGGCCTGACCACCGTCGCGATCGATCTGTCCGACGTCCAGCACACGGTGCGGTCTCTGGTCTGGTTGCAGTTCGGCATCGGGGTGGCGGTGCTGGTGGTGGTCGGCATCGCCGGCTTCGCGGTGGTGCACCGCAGCCTGCGGCCCCTGGTCGAGGTCGAACGAACCGCCGCCGCGATCGCCGCGGGGCAACTGGATCGTCGTGTGCCAGAACGTGATCCCCGCACCGAAGTAGGCCGACTTTCGTTGGCGCTCAACGGAATGCTCACGCAGATTCAGCAAGCGGTGGCTTCCTCGGAGGCCTCGGCCGAGACGGCCCGCGGCTCGGAGGACCGGATGCGACGGTTCATCACCGACGCCAGTCACGAACTGCGCACTCCGCTCACCACCATTCGCGGATTCGCTGAGCTGTATCGGCAGGGCGCGGCGCGCGACGTGGCGATGTTGTTGTCGCGCATCGAAAGCGAAGCCAGCCGGATGGGCTTGCTGGTCGACGACTTGCTGCTGCTGGCACGCCTGGACGTGCAGCGACCGCTGGAACACCATCGCGTCGACCTGCTGGCGCTGGCCAGTGACGCCGTGCACGACGGGCGGGCGATCGACCCCAAGCGCACCATCAGCATGCAAGTCCTCGACGGCCCCGGCACGCCCGAGGTGCTCGGCGACGAGCCCCGGATCCGCCAGGTGCTGAGCAACCTCGTCGCGAATGCCCTACAGCACACCCCGACGGGTGCCGACGTCATTGTTCGGGTCGGCACCCACGGCGACGACGCGGTGATCGAAGTGGCCGATCGGGGACCCGGCATGAGTCAGCAGGATGCGTCGCGGGTATTCGAGCGGTTCTATCGCACCGACTCGTCCCGGGCCCGGGCCAGCGGCGGTACCGGCCTGGGGCTGTCCATCGTCGACTCACTGGTGCAAGCACACGGTGGCAGGGTCACGGTGCATACCGCGCCGGGCGAGGGGTGTTGCTTCCGCGTCACCCTGCCGCGCGTCAGCGACGTACCCGCCCACGTGGGCTAG
- a CDS encoding HIT family protein, whose protein sequence is MASIFTKIINRELPGRFVYEDDDVVAFLTIEPMTQGHTLVVPRAEIDQWQAVEEGAFARVMSVSQLIGKAVCKAFRAERAGLIIAGLEVPHLHVHVFPTRSLSDFGFANVDRNPSAESLDQAQARIKAALEQLA, encoded by the coding sequence ATGGCGTCGATCTTCACCAAGATCATCAACCGTGAACTACCCGGCCGATTCGTGTATGAGGACGACGACGTCGTCGCATTCCTGACGATTGAGCCGATGACACAGGGGCACACGCTGGTGGTGCCGCGCGCCGAGATCGATCAGTGGCAGGCCGTCGAGGAGGGCGCGTTCGCTCGCGTGATGTCGGTGAGCCAGCTGATCGGTAAGGCCGTGTGCAAAGCGTTCCGGGCCGAACGTGCCGGGCTGATCATCGCCGGGCTGGAAGTGCCGCATCTACACGTGCACGTATTCCCCACCCGCAGCCTCAGCGACTTCGGCTTCGCCAACGTCGACCGCAACCCGTCGGCGGAATCTCTCGATCAGGCGCAAGCCAGGATCAAGGCCGCCCTGGAGCAACTGGCCTAG